The proteins below come from a single Gimesia alba genomic window:
- a CDS encoding CTP synthase, producing the protein MTKHTTKHIFVTGGVVSSLGKGLTSASIGLLLEQRGLRVRMQKLDPYINIDPGTMNPYEHGEVYVLDDGSETDLDLGHYERFTNSPLSRKSNYTTGQIYQRVIEKERRGEYLGATVQVIPHITDEIKESVYNLDSSDVDVVITELGGTVGDIEGLPFLEAIRQIPLDIGKENCLFIHLTLVPYIKAAGEMKTKPTQHSVGLLRQIGIQPDVLIVRTERPMDKDHADKIALFCNVEKGAVIEEVDTEFSIYEVPEGLANDGLDKLIIRKLQLDAEPLDLSNWRTLLNRIKNPEHEVTIAVVGKYIDHKDAYKSIYESLFHAGFHHSTRILLKRIEAEEVERQGADKLLSNVDGILVPGGFGKRGIEGKIATVKYARENKIPYFGICLGMQCAVIEFARNVLGLPDAHSTEFNSETNAPVICLLEEQKEITEKGGTMRLGAQDCIISKDSKAHTCYGADSISERHRHRYEFNPEYKTQMIEAGMIPTGTSPNGNLVEIVEIPDHPWYLAVQFHPEFKSKPVSPHPLFAGFVAAALNYHQQKVRVTV; encoded by the coding sequence ATGACCAAACACACGACTAAACACATTTTTGTCACCGGCGGCGTTGTCAGTTCGTTAGGAAAAGGACTCACTTCCGCCTCAATCGGGCTGCTCCTGGAACAACGCGGGTTACGGGTCCGTATGCAAAAACTCGACCCGTACATTAACATTGATCCCGGCACAATGAACCCGTATGAGCATGGCGAAGTTTATGTATTAGATGACGGATCGGAAACGGACCTGGATCTGGGGCATTACGAACGATTCACAAACAGTCCGCTCTCCCGCAAATCGAATTATACAACCGGTCAAATCTATCAACGGGTCATCGAAAAAGAACGCCGTGGCGAATACCTGGGTGCCACCGTGCAGGTGATTCCACACATCACCGATGAAATTAAAGAGTCAGTCTACAACCTCGACAGCTCAGACGTTGATGTTGTCATCACCGAACTGGGAGGAACGGTCGGGGATATCGAAGGACTTCCCTTCCTCGAAGCAATTCGTCAGATCCCGCTGGATATCGGCAAAGAGAACTGCCTGTTCATTCATTTAACGCTGGTCCCCTACATCAAAGCGGCAGGGGAAATGAAAACCAAGCCCACCCAGCACAGCGTGGGGTTATTACGCCAGATTGGTATTCAGCCTGATGTCTTGATCGTCAGAACCGAACGCCCCATGGACAAGGACCATGCAGACAAAATTGCGTTGTTCTGTAATGTGGAAAAAGGGGCCGTCATCGAAGAAGTCGATACGGAGTTTTCAATTTATGAAGTGCCCGAAGGCCTGGCCAACGACGGACTCGATAAACTGATCATTCGCAAATTACAGTTGGATGCAGAACCCTTGGATCTTTCCAACTGGCGAACTCTGCTGAATCGGATCAAAAACCCGGAACACGAAGTGACCATCGCCGTGGTAGGGAAATACATCGATCATAAAGATGCTTACAAATCGATTTATGAATCCCTGTTCCATGCCGGCTTCCACCATTCCACACGGATTCTTCTAAAACGCATTGAAGCAGAAGAAGTCGAACGCCAAGGTGCTGACAAGTTACTTTCCAATGTCGACGGAATTCTTGTTCCCGGCGGATTTGGGAAACGGGGAATTGAAGGAAAAATCGCGACGGTTAAGTATGCCCGCGAAAACAAAATTCCTTACTTTGGAATCTGTCTGGGAATGCAATGTGCGGTAATTGAATTTGCACGCAATGTGTTAGGCTTGCCCGACGCGCATAGTACCGAATTCAACAGTGAAACCAATGCCCCTGTGATTTGTCTGCTGGAAGAACAAAAGGAAATCACGGAAAAAGGGGGCACGATGCGTCTCGGAGCACAGGACTGCATCATTAGCAAAGACTCCAAAGCCCATACCTGTTATGGCGCGGATTCCATCAGTGAGCGGCACCGCCATCGTTATGAGTTCAATCCGGAATATAAAACACAGATGATTGAAGCCGGCATGATTCCGACAGGCACCAGCCCCAATGGAAATCTGGTCGAGATTGTTGAAATTCCGGATCACCCCTGGTACCTCGCCGTGCAGTTCCATCCGGAATTCAAATCCAAGCCCGTCAGTCCACATCCACTGTTTGCAGGCTTTGTCGCAGCGGCCTTGAATTACCACCAACAGAAAGTCCGCGTGACTGTTTAA
- the truB gene encoding tRNA pseudouridine(55) synthase TruB, with protein MSSKETATGLNLSGLLNLHKPPEITSRQVVNQIQKRIKPVKVGHAGTLDPLATGVLVVCLGSATRLIRFVQDQPKEYIGEFILGKRSDTDDLSGNVIDTPGCPTITRTQLESCLPDFQGQIEQVPPQYSAVHIGGRRAYDLARQGKEFEIQPRMVEVYEIELTVFQFPLFQLRIVCGSGTYIRSIGRDLGEQLGTGATMSSLVRTRIGQFSLDNAMQLDEELSLESISRHLQPAALAVTNLPQYQCNAQELQFLSQGRKLKCNPEQFPDTNQITEIAVMTQEGALAAIAEWDQSIHQLSPRQVYYQPSK; from the coding sequence ATGAGTTCCAAAGAAACTGCAACTGGCTTGAATTTATCCGGTTTGCTGAATCTCCATAAGCCGCCTGAAATCACGTCGCGCCAGGTAGTAAATCAGATCCAGAAACGGATCAAACCAGTGAAAGTCGGACACGCTGGCACACTGGATCCTCTGGCGACAGGCGTATTGGTGGTCTGCCTGGGATCAGCGACGCGGCTGATTCGTTTTGTGCAGGATCAGCCGAAAGAATATATCGGCGAATTCATCCTGGGGAAACGAAGCGATACGGATGATCTCTCAGGAAATGTGATTGATACCCCGGGCTGCCCCACGATCACACGAACGCAATTAGAAAGCTGTCTACCAGACTTTCAGGGACAAATTGAACAGGTACCACCACAATATTCGGCGGTCCACATCGGCGGACGGCGAGCCTATGACTTGGCGCGCCAGGGAAAAGAGTTTGAAATTCAGCCACGGATGGTGGAAGTCTACGAAATCGAATTAACGGTGTTTCAGTTCCCGTTGTTTCAACTGCGGATTGTCTGCGGATCAGGGACCTATATTCGCTCTATCGGTCGTGATCTGGGAGAACAATTAGGTACGGGCGCAACGATGTCTTCACTGGTTCGCACACGGATTGGCCAGTTCAGCCTGGACAACGCAATGCAGCTGGATGAAGAACTTTCGCTGGAATCGATTTCCCGGCATCTGCAGCCCGCAGCATTAGCCGTCACAAATCTTCCACAGTATCAATGCAATGCACAGGAACTCCAGTTTCTCAGCCAGGGACGCAAGCTCAAATGTAATCCCGAGCAGTTTCCTGACACTAATCAGATCACAGAGATTGCGGTCATGACGCAGGAAGGCGCACTCGCTGCCATCGCTGAATGGGATCAATCGATCCACCAACTGTCACCGAGACAGGTCTATTATCAACCATCGAAATAA
- a CDS encoding Maf family protein codes for MKLILASTSSYRAEQLKRLGLDFETRDPQVDEALFKQAGFTPETLAEVLALEKAKQVAGQNPETIVIGGDQLVSFENTILGKPGSEQAAIDQLMAMQGKSHTLITAIAVIGPDFLETHINQTTLKMRQLDQDAIKRYVQFDQPLDCAGAYKLESQGIALFVEIQSTDHSAITGIPLIALTTLLIKAGVTLP; via the coding sequence ATGAAACTCATCCTGGCCAGCACATCATCCTATCGCGCCGAACAATTGAAACGGCTGGGACTTGATTTCGAAACACGCGACCCACAAGTCGACGAAGCCCTGTTCAAGCAGGCGGGCTTCACTCCCGAGACACTTGCCGAGGTACTGGCTCTGGAAAAAGCCAAACAGGTCGCTGGGCAAAACCCCGAGACAATCGTGATTGGGGGTGACCAGTTGGTCTCGTTTGAAAATACCATCCTGGGAAAACCAGGCTCGGAACAGGCCGCCATTGATCAGTTAATGGCAATGCAAGGGAAGTCCCATACACTGATTACGGCCATCGCTGTCATTGGACCTGACTTCCTTGAAACTCATATCAATCAGACCACTCTGAAAATGCGGCAACTGGATCAAGACGCCATTAAACGGTACGTCCAATTTGACCAGCCCCTTGACTGTGCAGGAGCCTACAAACTGGAAAGCCAGGGAATCGCACTGTTTGTAGAGATCCAGTCAACAGATCATTCCGCGATTACCGGCATTCCTCTGATTGCCTTGACCACACTCTTGATCAAAGCGGGAGTGACTCTCCCTTGA
- a CDS encoding RNA polymerase sigma factor, with protein sequence MEDQHLILLVTAAQNGDRDAFGSLVVQFESTVFAIVMKRLRNHAEASEVTQDVFIQAMRKLSQLNAPERFGGWLRQIAVRMSINRAVRRPNECIQSPDTFIVLDDDPESPLDKMLESERATELRGGLEQLGEVDRETLISFYFKGQSLKEMSHEFDRPIGTIKRRLHTARNRLREALLDLQSV encoded by the coding sequence ATGGAAGATCAGCACTTAATTCTATTAGTTACTGCCGCTCAGAACGGAGACCGGGACGCATTTGGTTCACTTGTTGTTCAATTCGAATCGACGGTCTTTGCAATCGTGATGAAGCGATTGCGAAATCACGCTGAGGCCAGTGAAGTCACGCAGGATGTTTTCATTCAGGCAATGCGTAAACTGTCTCAGCTGAACGCTCCAGAGCGATTCGGTGGGTGGTTGCGTCAGATTGCAGTTCGGATGTCGATCAATCGAGCTGTTCGTCGGCCTAACGAGTGCATTCAGAGCCCTGATACTTTCATCGTCCTGGACGATGATCCAGAAAGTCCTTTGGACAAAATGCTGGAAAGTGAACGGGCAACTGAATTACGCGGTGGTCTGGAACAGCTGGGCGAAGTCGACCGTGAAACGTTGATCTCATTTTATTTCAAAGGACAGTCTTTGAAAGAAATGAGTCACGAATTTGATCGTCCTATTGGTACGATCAAGCGTCGACTGCATACCGCACGAAACCGTCTGCGGGAAGCTCTGCTGGACTTGCAGTCCGTCTGA